One region of Manis pentadactyla isolate mManPen7 chromosome 9, mManPen7.hap1, whole genome shotgun sequence genomic DNA includes:
- the LOC118912158 gene encoding olfactory receptor 52A5 — protein sequence MSILNGSVFMPSVLTLMGIPGLESVQCWIGIPFCVMYFIAVIGNSLILVIIKYESSLHKPMYIFLAMLGATDIALSTCILPKMLGIFWFNLSEISFTACLLQMWLVHSFQAIESGVLLAMALDRYVAIHDPLRHATIFSQKLLTHLGVGVTLRAAILVAPSIVLVKCHLKLYRTTLVSHSYCEHMAIVKLATEDIRINKIYGLFVAFTVLGFDIIFITLSYVHIFITVFQLPQKEARLKAFNTCIAHICVFLQFYLLAFFSFFTHRFGSHIPPYVHILLSDLYLLVPPFLNPIVYGVKTKQIRDHVLEIFFSKKSS from the coding sequence ATGTCCATACTCAATGGCTCTGTCTTCATGCCGTCTGTGCTGACACTCATGGGGATTCCAGGCCTGGAGTCCGTGCAGTGTTGGATCGGGATTCCATTCTGTGTCATGTACTTCATTGCTGTGATTGGGAATTCTCTAATTCTAGTTATAATCAAATACGAAAGCAGCCTCCATAAACCCATGTACATTTTTTTGGCCATGCTGGGGGCCACAGACATTGCACTCAGCACCTGTATTCTTCCCAAAATGCTAGGCATCTTCTGGTTTAATTTGTCAGAGATTTCTTTTACAGCCTGCCTTCTGCAGATGTGGCTTGTGCATTCATTCCAGGCAATCGAATCAGGTGTCCTACTGGCAATGGCCCTAGATCGCTATGTGGCCATCCATGACCCCCTGAGACATGCCACCATCTTCTCCCAAAAGCTCTTGACTCACCTCGGAGTAGGAGTGACACTCAGGGCTGCCATTCTTGTAGCACCATCTATTGTGCTTGTCAAATGTCATCTTAAACTGTACAGAACTACACTGGTCTCCCACTCTTACTGTGAGCACATGGCCATTGTGAAGCTGGCCACTGAAGACATCCGGATCAACAAGATCTATGGCCTGTTTGTTGCCTTCACCGTCTTAGGCTTTGACATAATCTTTATCACCTTGTCCTATGTTCATATCTTTATCACTGTCTTCCAACTGCCCCAGAAGGAGGCACGACTCAAGGCCTTTAATACATGCATTGCCCACATCTGTGTCTTCCTGCAGTTCTACCTCCTtgccttcttctctttcttcacacACAGGTTTGGTTCTCACATACCACCTTATGTCCACATCCTCTTATCAGACCTTTACCTGTTAGTCCCCCCGTTTCTCAACCCTATTGTGTATGGAGTGAAGACCAAACAAATTCGTGACCATGTCctggaaatatttttctccaaaaaatCATCTTGA